One window of Candidatus Mycobacterium wuenschmannii genomic DNA carries:
- a CDS encoding acetyl-CoA acetyltransferase, which translates to MPSNRVAIVGAALSDCGRVPDKTAMALMAQSSRRAVADAGLTKDDIDGFGGHGSLLPPVEVSEYLGLQPSWVDATNVGGSSWEVMAGHAAAAIAAGEIEVALLTYGSTARSDVKRQVRASAAAMGTGGALQYEAPYGATLIAKYAMAARRHMIEFGTTVEQLAEVAVAAHEWASMNENAFERDRLTVGDVSAAPMLADPFTSKHVCLRTDGGGAVVLASERVAKNCAKEPVWILGAADATSHVSMSQWPDFTTTVAARSGPRAFARAGVGPHDIDVCQLYDSFTSTVLLTVEDLGFCAKGEGGQFIESGALRPGGALPTNTDGGGLASCHPGMRGMFLMVEAVRQLRGECGPRQVPEARLACVHAMGGFFTHSATMILGRQ; encoded by the coding sequence CGCGTCGCCATCGTGGGTGCTGCCCTGTCCGACTGCGGGCGCGTTCCTGACAAGACCGCCATGGCGCTCATGGCGCAGTCATCACGACGCGCTGTCGCAGACGCTGGCCTCACGAAAGACGACATCGACGGATTCGGCGGCCACGGATCGCTGTTGCCCCCTGTGGAAGTCAGCGAATACCTTGGCCTGCAACCGTCCTGGGTAGACGCGACCAACGTCGGGGGGTCGTCATGGGAGGTGATGGCCGGCCACGCCGCCGCGGCGATCGCGGCGGGCGAAATCGAGGTTGCTCTGCTGACCTACGGTTCGACCGCACGTTCCGACGTCAAGCGTCAGGTTCGCGCCTCCGCGGCCGCGATGGGCACCGGAGGCGCGCTGCAGTACGAGGCGCCCTACGGCGCCACCTTGATCGCCAAATACGCCATGGCTGCGCGGCGTCACATGATCGAATTCGGGACCACCGTCGAGCAGTTGGCCGAAGTCGCGGTCGCCGCGCACGAATGGGCTTCCATGAACGAGAACGCATTTGAGCGTGACCGCCTCACCGTCGGCGATGTCTCAGCCGCCCCGATGCTGGCCGACCCGTTCACCTCCAAGCACGTGTGCCTGCGCACCGACGGCGGCGGCGCCGTCGTGCTCGCCAGCGAGCGCGTCGCGAAAAACTGTGCGAAGGAGCCGGTGTGGATTCTCGGCGCAGCCGATGCGACGTCTCACGTCAGCATGAGCCAGTGGCCTGATTTCACTACGACAGTGGCGGCGCGTTCCGGTCCGCGGGCGTTCGCGCGAGCTGGCGTTGGTCCGCACGACATCGACGTGTGCCAGCTGTACGACTCGTTCACCTCCACTGTGCTGTTGACCGTGGAGGACCTCGGGTTCTGCGCCAAGGGTGAGGGCGGGCAGTTCATCGAGTCCGGGGCTCTACGACCGGGCGGGGCCCTTCCCACCAACACTGACGGGGGCGGGTTGGCGTCGTGCCACCCCGGGATGCGTGGAATGTTCCTGATGGTGGAAGCGGTCCGGCAACTCCGCGGGGAATGCGGACCGCGCCAAGTCCCCGAGGCCCGGTTGGCCTGCGTCCACGCGATGGGCGGTTTCTTCACACACAGCGCCACAATGATTCTGGGGAGGCAGTAG
- a CDS encoding Zn-ribbon domain-containing OB-fold protein: MTAPDRPTIDTDGQAWWSAVQDRTLMVNACRSCSHSSLYARPFCPQCWSDDVELTPASGRARLYTWSVIHQNGPPFNARTPYVLAMVDLHEGPRLMTVLEGCDAEKLSAEMELAIAFRDDDDGFVVPVFRPAR, encoded by the coding sequence GTGACGGCTCCCGATCGGCCCACGATCGACACCGACGGGCAGGCGTGGTGGTCAGCGGTGCAGGACCGCACACTGATGGTCAACGCCTGCCGCAGCTGTAGCCACAGCTCGCTGTACGCCAGGCCCTTCTGTCCGCAGTGCTGGTCAGACGATGTCGAGTTGACGCCGGCGAGCGGACGCGCGCGGCTCTACACCTGGAGCGTGATCCATCAGAACGGCCCACCGTTCAACGCGCGGACACCGTACGTGCTAGCGATGGTGGACCTCCACGAAGGGCCGCGGCTGATGACCGTTCTGGAAGGGTGCGACGCCGAAAAGCTCAGCGCAGAAATGGAACTGGCGATCGCCTTTCGCGACGACGACGACGGATTCGTCGTCCCGGTGTTCCGCCCTGCCCGGTAA